One window from the genome of Leptospira perdikensis encodes:
- a CDS encoding ABC transporter ATP-binding protein, with translation MSEVIRFESVSFVRTDKKILDNVNFSLNQGDSLAIIGRNGAGKTTLINLLFGYSWPTTGSISAFGETYGETPMAPLQNRIGMVQPGHQETLLQRLTTFEMVLTGVIGTLGLYKDPTEVQEKTAESLLRSINLIHKKDQTYSTLSSGEKMKVLLLRAFGTGKEILVLDEPTATLDITARTDFGKSLSQLKDNNPKLTRILITHRIEEIPEDFSKILLLKEGKVISFGKKSEVLTDKNLSDLYDLNLLVSEKKGQYSVTILS, from the coding sequence ATGAGTGAAGTGATCCGTTTTGAATCTGTTTCCTTTGTTAGAACAGATAAAAAAATTTTAGACAATGTTAATTTTTCACTGAATCAAGGTGACTCTCTTGCCATCATTGGAAGAAACGGAGCCGGAAAAACAACTCTCATCAATCTACTCTTTGGTTATTCATGGCCCACCACTGGTTCCATTTCGGCATTTGGGGAAACTTATGGTGAAACTCCAATGGCACCCTTACAAAACCGAATTGGAATGGTACAACCCGGCCACCAAGAAACCTTATTACAAAGACTCACCACATTTGAAATGGTACTCACTGGTGTGATCGGAACCCTGGGACTTTATAAAGACCCAACAGAAGTACAAGAAAAAACCGCAGAATCACTGTTACGTTCCATAAACCTAATCCACAAAAAAGACCAAACATATTCCACACTTTCGTCTGGGGAAAAAATGAAGGTTTTACTTTTACGAGCCTTTGGGACAGGAAAAGAAATCTTAGTTTTAGATGAACCAACTGCTACTTTAGACATCACTGCTAGAACCGATTTTGGAAAATCATTATCCCAATTAAAAGATAACAATCCCAAACTCACAAGAATTCTCATCACTCATAGGATCGAAGAAATCCCGGAAGATTTTTCTAAAATTCTTTTATTAAAAGAAGGTAAGGTGATTAGTTTTGGGAAAAAGTCAGAAGTATTGACAGATAAAAATCTTTCGGATCTTTACGATTTGAATTTGTTAGTAAGTGAAAAAAAAGGACAGTATTCCGTTACTATCCTTTCCTAA
- a CDS encoding HDOD domain-containing protein — protein sequence MNFQDIISQLETAKESRINFYFVTEEQNQEIYALLVHVMGYMDKLYLVEVIFTVLKELLMNANKANAKRDYFTRENLDIQNAGDYAKGMSRFQENIIMKWNEQLERLDGGNYYISLLMKVEGKSIHFAVENNAPITKEELARINRRIEVAKNYNDLSDAFTDVSDSTESAGLGLVLIQLLLKNSGIGSEKFKIFTNEKITRATLSVPEVTTPVEIQTDLKTKLLNEIDGLPPLPHSLTKIIQLCNNPDSDLHMISQEIEKNPALSADLLKLSNSAFFANRSQVSSILQAVKVVGLKNLRNLLYVSGVRKIMDGQYGKMMDVWDHSSRCSYYARYLATENNHTNKIADIIAVSALLHDIGKFLLLSVDRGFFKKIETYQRGVDSGNSTLLEEMAIGLSHPQLGALLAEKWEFPLDLRVAIEYHHKPFLAPQELRDLVEVIYMANMMADYHEQKKGFYAIDKILLAKFNLDNIDVFSAAVNKIELLFKKSNE from the coding sequence GTGAATTTTCAAGATATTATCTCTCAATTAGAGACTGCAAAAGAATCCAGAATCAACTTTTACTTCGTTACAGAAGAACAAAATCAGGAGATATACGCATTACTTGTCCATGTAATGGGGTATATGGATAAACTCTATTTAGTCGAAGTCATCTTCACTGTTCTAAAAGAACTCCTGATGAATGCCAATAAGGCAAATGCAAAACGCGATTATTTTACCCGTGAAAATTTAGACATCCAAAACGCTGGTGATTATGCAAAGGGAATGTCCCGATTCCAAGAAAATATCATCATGAAATGGAATGAACAATTGGAGAGGTTAGACGGTGGAAATTACTACATTAGTCTCCTAATGAAAGTCGAAGGAAAATCCATCCATTTTGCAGTCGAAAACAACGCACCCATTACCAAAGAAGAACTAGCAAGGATTAATCGAAGAATCGAAGTTGCGAAGAACTACAATGACCTATCAGACGCTTTTACGGATGTTTCGGACAGTACAGAATCTGCTGGTTTAGGGTTAGTACTCATTCAACTCCTCTTAAAGAATTCTGGAATTGGATCTGAAAAATTCAAAATATTTACAAATGAAAAGATAACGCGCGCTACACTATCTGTACCAGAAGTTACTACTCCTGTAGAAATCCAAACAGACTTAAAAACAAAACTTCTAAACGAAATTGATGGCCTTCCGCCACTCCCTCATTCCCTTACAAAAATCATCCAACTTTGTAACAATCCTGATTCTGATTTACATATGATTTCGCAAGAAATCGAAAAGAACCCTGCTCTTTCTGCGGATCTTTTGAAACTTTCCAATTCAGCTTTTTTTGCTAACAGAAGCCAGGTAAGTTCCATCTTACAGGCGGTGAAAGTTGTAGGATTAAAAAATCTAAGAAATCTACTCTATGTATCTGGTGTTCGTAAGATTATGGATGGCCAATACGGCAAAATGATGGATGTTTGGGATCATTCCAGCCGTTGCAGTTATTACGCACGTTATCTGGCTACAGAAAACAATCACACCAATAAAATTGCCGATATCATCGCCGTCAGTGCCCTGTTACACGACATTGGAAAATTCCTTTTACTATCTGTGGATCGAGGTTTTTTCAAAAAAATCGAAACCTACCAAAGAGGAGTCGATTCGGGCAACTCAACCCTGTTGGAAGAAATGGCAATTGGACTCAGCCATCCGCAACTTGGAGCCCTACTTGCTGAAAAATGGGAATTTCCTTTAGACTTACGTGTGGCTATTGAATACCACCATAAACCATTCTTAGCACCTCAAGAATTACGTGACCTTGTGGAAGTGATATATATGGCGAATATGATGGCCGATTATCATGAACAAAAAAAGGGATTCTATGCGATTGACAAAATCCTACTCGCAAAATTTAATTTAGATAATATCGATGTGTTCTCTGCTGCAGTGAACAAAATCGAACTATTATTTAAAAAATCGAATGAGTGA